From the Alphaproteobacteria bacterium genome, one window contains:
- a CDS encoding zinc-ribbon domain-containing protein — protein sequence MLIICPSCSKKYIVNIGHFRKDDQKVCCAQCRHIWVIHSPLKIKSEEDKVEPELKKEPVKNDPISGRPVRIQLPAIIQTKYKKNNRLLSITLGSIAVLFAVSLIIFGRSLIITTFPFTNKIYSYFNLAINGAGLVITDISVSPISGQQTNIIKARIVNLTHQKISIPPIRVIATDSKTGQWLQDWTFRPENKDVEKLESVAIEIPSYNMNLDNNIYILLEFTSGI from the coding sequence ATGTTGATTATTTGTCCGTCTTGCTCAAAAAAATATATCGTTAATATAGGCCATTTTCGTAAAGATGATCAAAAAGTTTGCTGTGCCCAATGTCGTCATATTTGGGTTATTCATTCTCCTTTAAAAATTAAATCTGAAGAAGATAAAGTAGAGCCTGAATTAAAAAAGGAACCGGTTAAAAATGATCCCATATCTGGCCGACCTGTACGCATTCAATTGCCAGCAATAATCCAAACAAAATATAAAAAAAACAACAGGCTTTTATCTATTACTTTGGGATCAATTGCTGTTTTATTTGCAGTGTCATTAATAATTTTTGGACGATCTTTAATTATTACAACTTTTCCTTTTACCAATAAAATTTACAGTTATTTTAATTTAGCAATAAATGGAGCAGGATTAGTTATTACCGATATTTCTGTTTCACCAATTTCTGGTCAACAAACCAATATTATTAAAGCTCGCATTGTAAATTTAACCCATCAAAAAATTTCTATTCCTCCTATTAGAGTAATTGCTACAGATAGCAAGACTGGTCAATGGCTTCAAGACTGGACTTTCCGACCAGAAAATAAAGATGTAGAAAAATTAGAATCCGTGGCTATTGAAATACCAAGTTACAATATGAATCTTGATAATAATATTTATATATTACTTGAATTTACATCTGGTATTTAA
- a CDS encoding aminopeptidase P family protein — protein MELIAPNPDEQLKSLLRDLFNNTKQKFKNVHIDVQTKLKLLREQLQKNTLNGFLVPRADEHQGEYVSLKAQRLAWITGFTGSAGLAIILDKKAALIVDGRYILQAKDQVDQTLFTIIELSAQKTFHQQAEEWIKNNMHAGQKLGLDPWLHTYNSVTWWQSLSKKYNFDLKLCTKNLVDQVWDDQPAEPITPIWPHASTYAGQESKEKCEKIAIQLKEQHIKASIIADPTSIAWILNVRGGDIPHTPVVLSFAIIYDDATVQWFVDKRKFTSKLYAHLGTNITIEKPEKLKEVLEKLGFNKSTVHIDEVYGAYWFYDILQKTGTKIILSQDFCALPKACKNPIEIQGMKNAHIRDGAALVKFLAWLQKEIKNSLSKKELVLTEMDCAEKLFQFRKENDLFCGLSFDTISGAGSNSAVVHYRVTKETNQTLNYKELYLVDSGGQYFDGTTDVTRTIAIGNPTQEMKDRFTRVLKGHVAVACAKFPIGTTGQHLDSLARYWLWQIGLDYNHGTGHGVGAYLSVHEGPQRIHKSSSLFPLLPGMVVSNEPGYYKENAYGIRIENLVTVIPIEEAGFEIPMLGFKTLTYAPYDCNLIDTSILSRFEIDWINQYHQEVYAILSPLVDQETEEWLKEATKPLK, from the coding sequence ATGGAGTTAATTGCACCAAATCCCGATGAACAATTAAAAAGCCTTTTAAGAGATTTGTTTAATAATACAAAGCAAAAATTTAAGAATGTACACATAGATGTTCAAACAAAATTAAAACTTTTACGTGAGCAATTACAAAAAAATACCCTAAATGGATTTCTGGTTCCACGTGCGGATGAGCATCAAGGTGAATATGTATCTTTGAAAGCGCAAAGATTAGCTTGGATTACAGGTTTCACAGGATCTGCCGGATTGGCAATCATTTTAGATAAAAAGGCAGCTTTAATTGTTGATGGGCGTTATATACTTCAAGCTAAAGACCAAGTAGATCAAACGTTATTTACGATTATAGAATTATCGGCGCAAAAAACTTTTCATCAACAAGCCGAAGAGTGGATCAAAAATAATATGCATGCGGGCCAAAAACTGGGCCTGGATCCATGGCTCCATACCTATAATTCGGTTACATGGTGGCAATCTTTGAGCAAAAAGTATAATTTTGATTTAAAATTATGTACCAAAAATTTGGTTGATCAAGTTTGGGATGATCAACCAGCAGAGCCAATTACACCTATATGGCCACATGCCAGTACTTATGCAGGCCAAGAATCTAAAGAAAAATGTGAAAAAATTGCTATACAATTAAAAGAGCAACATATAAAAGCTTCTATTATTGCTGATCCAACTTCTATTGCCTGGATTTTAAATGTTCGGGGTGGAGATATTCCTCATACCCCAGTTGTGCTGAGTTTTGCTATAATTTATGATGATGCAACTGTTCAATGGTTTGTTGATAAACGTAAATTTACATCTAAATTATATGCCCATTTGGGAACAAATATTACCATAGAAAAACCTGAAAAATTAAAAGAAGTTTTAGAAAAATTAGGTTTTAATAAATCAACCGTTCATATTGATGAAGTTTATGGGGCGTATTGGTTTTACGATATTTTACAAAAAACCGGAACCAAAATAATTTTGTCCCAAGATTTTTGCGCGCTTCCAAAAGCTTGTAAAAATCCTATTGAAATACAAGGTATGAAAAATGCTCATATTAGAGATGGGGCTGCATTGGTTAAATTTCTTGCATGGCTACAAAAAGAAATTAAAAACAGCCTATCCAAAAAAGAATTGGTGCTTACGGAAATGGATTGTGCTGAAAAATTATTTCAATTTAGAAAAGAAAATGATCTTTTCTGTGGATTAAGTTTTGATACAATTTCTGGAGCAGGATCAAATAGTGCTGTTGTTCATTATAGGGTGACAAAAGAAACAAATCAAACTTTGAATTATAAAGAACTTTATCTTGTAGATTCAGGGGGGCAGTATTTTGATGGTACAACAGATGTAACACGTACAATAGCTATTGGAAATCCAACCCAAGAGATGAAAGATCGTTTTACGCGTGTATTAAAAGGACATGTGGCTGTTGCTTGTGCAAAATTTCCAATTGGAACCACAGGGCAACATCTTGATAGTTTGGCGCGTTATTGGTTATGGCAAATAGGGCTTGATTATAATCATGGTACAGGACATGGGGTAGGGGCATATCTTTCTGTTCATGAAGGCCCCCAAAGAATTCATAAATCTTCTAGTCTGTTTCCTTTATTGCCTGGTATGGTTGTATCTAATGAACCTGGATATTATAAAGAAAATGCGTATGGGATCAGAATAGAAAACTTAGTAACAGTTATACCGATAGAAGAAGCCGGGTTTGAAATACCTATGCTAGGTTTTAAAACTTTAACCTATGCACCCTATGATTGTAATTTAATTGATACGTCCATACTTAGTCGATTTGAAATTGATTGGATTAATCAGTATCATCAAGAAGTTTACGCAATACTCTCTCCATTGGTGGATCAAGAAACAGAAGAATGGTTAAAAGAAGCCACAAAACCCTTAAAGTAA
- a CDS encoding 50S ribosomal protein L11 methyltransferase, with product MPLWILTINASDIGTRTLDDIMTNLEEDFDAVSLYKNPDWVIEALMINKPLEDILEKIKKLDIKYNYKNLPEQNWVLESQKILAPFKVGRFTIQGTFTEELSLNKDIDDFVLTVDAGMAFGTGRHETTKGCLIVLQELYEKKIIPNCALDLGCGSGILAMAIAKLWKIHSVIAVDNDPMAIEVTQYNCQLNDLTDYIEVKESLGFSALNDFKKKEFDLIVANILADPLCDLAPEIYTFLSASGHVILSGILLSQADHVIKTMEKYNLNYINHKVLGDWVIIQLSKKT from the coding sequence TTGCCTTTGTGGATTTTAACAATTAATGCCTCTGATATAGGTACGAGAACATTAGATGATATAATGACAAATTTGGAAGAAGATTTTGATGCTGTGTCGTTATACAAGAATCCAGATTGGGTTATTGAAGCTTTAATGATTAATAAACCTTTAGAAGATATTTTAGAAAAAATTAAAAAACTAGATATTAAATATAATTATAAAAATCTACCTGAACAGAATTGGGTTTTAGAAAGTCAAAAAATTCTAGCACCTTTTAAGGTAGGTCGCTTTACTATTCAAGGTACATTCACAGAAGAATTATCTTTAAATAAAGATATAGATGATTTTGTCTTAACAGTTGATGCGGGGATGGCATTTGGAACTGGGCGTCATGAAACAACAAAGGGATGTCTTATAGTTTTACAAGAATTATATGAAAAAAAAATTATACCAAATTGTGCGCTTGATCTTGGATGCGGAAGTGGAATTTTAGCAATGGCTATAGCAAAATTGTGGAAAATACATTCTGTCATTGCTGTCGATAATGATCCTATGGCTATTGAAGTTACCCAATATAATTGTCAACTTAATGATCTTACGGATTATATTGAGGTTAAAGAAAGTTTAGGTTTTTCAGCTTTGAATGATTTTAAGAAGAAGGAATTTGATCTTATTGTTGCAAATATATTAGCTGATCCGTTATGCGATTTAGCTCCAGAAATTTATACTTTTTTATCAGCTTCTGGTCATGTGATTTTATCTGGTATTTTATTATCCCAAGCAGATCACGTAATAAAAACTATGGAAAAATACAATCTTAATTATATAAATCATAAGGTTTTAGGAGATTGGGTTATTATCCAGCTGTCAAAAAAGACATAA